One part of the Syntrophomonadaceae bacterium genome encodes these proteins:
- the ileS gene encoding isoleucine--tRNA ligase: MGYDQTLNLPKTDFPMRGNLPLKEPEILQFWEEKNIYQLVQQSTAGKPKFILHDGPPYANGDIHLGTTLNKILKDIIVKFHSLTGHDTPYVPGWDTHGLPIEQQVIKKLGIDRHRVDVQEFRKNCKDYAMKYVGVQREQFKRLGVRGDWDRPYLTLAPEFEAVQVGVFGEMAKKGFIYKGLKPVYWCTDCETALAEAEVDYSDRRSPSVYVRFPVKAANGLFSEQDAYVVIWTTTPWTLPANVAIAVHPDYDYVLVEAGNQRLVMAKLLYQAVLKLTGQEETKVLAEWKGSQLEGIVCQNPLMERDSVVVLGEHVTLDQGTGCVHTAPGHGQDDFEIGKKYNLPVISPLDNRGRFTHEGKQFQGLFVEDANKAIGKELQEKGMLLHLGFVQHQYPHCWRCKKPVLFRATEQWFASIDGFRQEALEAIKNVRWIPAWGQERIHSMVAERGDWCISRQRTWGVPIPIFYCDACNEVIINDQTITHIQNLFRQHGSDIWFSSKADDLTPSGLRCGNCSHTQFRKETDIMDVWFDSGSSHAAVLETRPDLQWPADLYLEGSDQHRGWFNSSLSTSVATRGLPPYHAVLTHGYVVDEQGRKMSKSLGNGIDPMDVIKEMGADILRLWVASADYRRDVAASPNIMKQMVEAYRKIRNTCRFLLSNLYDFDPVRYQVSYHEMEELDRWALMRLHQLIRRVTQAYRDYEFHVVYHAMHNFCVVDMSAVYLDIIKDRLYIMPPGSKARRAAQTVIHEIITSLVRMLTPVLAFTSEEIWQHLPETKGKPESVQLAGWPEVKQEYFSEELEHKWGRLMEVRSEVARCLEKARKEKLIGSSLQAEVLLYALDETAYGFLKSNEGLLNTLFITSHVHVYRPGSEVPEALENSEEISGFKVLVQKAKGEKCERCWMFSQTVGGDAKHPVLCSRCAQVVQSLA; the protein is encoded by the coding sequence ATGGGATATGATCAGACGCTGAATCTGCCAAAAACAGACTTTCCCATGCGGGGAAATCTGCCGCTAAAAGAACCGGAGATATTGCAGTTCTGGGAAGAAAAGAACATCTATCAGCTCGTGCAGCAATCAACTGCCGGCAAACCTAAGTTCATCCTGCATGACGGTCCTCCCTACGCCAATGGGGATATTCACTTAGGGACAACACTTAACAAAATACTGAAAGACATTATTGTTAAATTCCATTCCCTGACGGGGCATGATACTCCCTATGTGCCGGGTTGGGATACCCATGGTTTGCCGATTGAACAGCAAGTGATCAAGAAACTCGGGATTGACCGCCACCGGGTAGATGTACAGGAATTCCGCAAGAATTGCAAGGATTATGCAATGAAATATGTGGGTGTTCAGCGGGAGCAGTTTAAGCGGTTAGGAGTTAGAGGGGACTGGGATCGGCCCTACCTGACCTTGGCGCCTGAATTCGAGGCAGTTCAGGTCGGCGTTTTTGGTGAAATGGCAAAAAAAGGGTTTATTTATAAAGGACTAAAACCTGTTTACTGGTGTACAGACTGTGAAACAGCCCTGGCTGAAGCCGAGGTTGATTACAGTGACAGGCGCTCACCCTCCGTTTATGTCAGGTTCCCGGTGAAAGCGGCTAATGGCCTGTTTTCCGAACAGGATGCCTATGTGGTGATCTGGACAACCACCCCATGGACTCTGCCTGCTAATGTCGCCATCGCGGTACATCCTGATTATGATTATGTGCTGGTTGAAGCTGGCAATCAGCGGTTAGTGATGGCAAAGCTTTTATATCAAGCTGTCCTGAAACTGACGGGGCAGGAGGAGACCAAGGTTTTGGCAGAGTGGAAAGGAAGTCAATTAGAAGGCATCGTCTGCCAGAACCCCCTCATGGAGAGGGATTCTGTGGTGGTATTGGGGGAACATGTTACCCTTGATCAGGGTACCGGCTGTGTACATACTGCCCCAGGCCATGGACAGGATGACTTTGAAATTGGCAAAAAATATAACCTGCCAGTAATTTCACCCCTCGATAACCGGGGCAGATTTACACATGAAGGCAAGCAATTCCAGGGGCTTTTTGTGGAAGATGCCAACAAGGCAATAGGTAAAGAATTGCAGGAAAAGGGAATGCTGCTTCACCTCGGTTTCGTGCAGCATCAATATCCCCATTGCTGGCGATGCAAAAAGCCTGTTCTATTCAGGGCTACAGAGCAGTGGTTTGCATCGATTGACGGCTTCAGGCAGGAAGCACTGGAAGCAATAAAAAATGTCAGGTGGATTCCTGCCTGGGGACAAGAGCGAATTCACAGCATGGTTGCCGAGCGGGGAGATTGGTGCATTTCCAGACAGCGGACCTGGGGTGTCCCGATTCCGATCTTCTATTGCGACGCATGCAATGAGGTCATTATTAACGATCAGACAATCACTCACATCCAAAACCTGTTCCGCCAGCATGGTTCAGATATCTGGTTCAGTTCCAAGGCAGATGACCTGACACCGTCCGGCTTAAGGTGCGGCAACTGCAGCCACACCCAATTCAGAAAAGAAACAGATATTATGGATGTCTGGTTTGATTCCGGTTCCAGCCATGCTGCTGTCCTGGAAACCCGTCCGGATCTGCAGTGGCCGGCAGACCTTTACCTGGAGGGAAGCGATCAACACAGGGGTTGGTTTAACTCATCCCTGTCCACCTCGGTAGCAACCAGAGGGCTTCCTCCCTACCATGCAGTCTTAACCCATGGATATGTGGTGGATGAGCAGGGCCGCAAAATGTCCAAGTCTCTGGGTAATGGCATCGACCCAATGGATGTCATCAAGGAAATGGGTGCTGATATTTTACGATTATGGGTAGCCTCCGCCGACTACAGGAGAGATGTGGCTGCTTCTCCCAACATCATGAAACAGATGGTGGAAGCCTACCGGAAAATACGCAATACCTGCCGCTTTCTTTTAAGCAACCTTTATGATTTCGACCCTGTTCGCTACCAGGTTTCTTACCACGAAATGGAAGAGCTTGACCGATGGGCTTTAATGCGCTTGCACCAGTTGATCCGCCGGGTTACCCAAGCCTACCGTGATTATGAATTCCATGTCGTTTATCATGCAATGCATAACTTTTGTGTAGTTGATATGAGCGCTGTTTACCTGGATATCATCAAAGACAGACTGTATATCATGCCACCAGGTAGCAAAGCCCGCCGGGCTGCCCAGACTGTAATCCACGAAATAATCACTTCCCTGGTCAGGATGCTAACCCCTGTACTTGCTTTTACCAGCGAGGAGATCTGGCAGCACCTGCCTGAAACCAAAGGAAAGCCGGAAAGCGTTCAACTGGCTGGCTGGCCTGAGGTTAAACAGGAGTATTTTTCGGAGGAGTTAGAGCATAAGTGGGGCCGCTTAATGGAGGTCCGCAGCGAAGTAGCCCGTTGCCTGGAAAAGGCTCGAAAGGAAAAGCTGATCGGCAGTTCATTGCAAGCTGAGGTGCTTCTCTACGCCCTGGATGAAACAGCATACGGTTTTTTGAAATCTAATGAAGGCCTGCTAAATACCCTTTTTATTACCTCCCATGTCCATGTCTACCGGCCGGGTTCCGAGGTGCCGGAAGCTCTTGAGAACTCTGAGGAAATAAGCGGCTTTAAAGTTTTAGTCCAAAAGGCCAAAGGCGAGAAATGCGAGCGCTGCTGGATGTTTAGCCAGACCGTTGGCGGGGATGCGAAACATCCTGTCCTTTGCTCCAGGTGTGCTCAGGTAGTGCAATCCCTGGCTTAA
- the proC gene encoding pyrroline-5-carboxylate reductase, whose amino-acid sequence MDAKIGFIGAGAMAEALISGLLQARTVEPSNIIISEIAASRLNIMTKRYGILAADSNSDLVQKARTVILAVKPQDLRGVLHGLNGSFSNCQLVISIVTGITIAEMERMLPEKTGVIRVVPNTPCLVGEGVSVISLGSKALPEHQEIAEKLLRSVGPVFTLPERDLDAVTGLSGSGPAYIYLVIEALTDAGVRVGLSRQAAGILAYQTVLGAAKMVRDTGKHPAELKDMVTSPGGTTITGLHVLEARGVRAALMDAVVAATDKARELRQKT is encoded by the coding sequence ATGGATGCTAAGATAGGCTTTATCGGGGCCGGGGCAATGGCTGAAGCACTGATCAGCGGACTTCTGCAGGCAAGAACTGTAGAACCCTCAAATATAATCATCAGTGAAATAGCAGCTTCACGGCTTAACATCATGACAAAGCGTTACGGGATTTTGGCTGCAGACTCCAATTCCGACCTGGTACAAAAGGCTAGGACTGTGATATTGGCTGTTAAGCCCCAGGATCTCCGTGGGGTTTTGCATGGTTTAAACGGCAGTTTCTCAAATTGCCAGTTGGTTATTTCTATAGTAACAGGCATTACAATTGCAGAAATGGAGAGAATGTTGCCGGAAAAAACTGGCGTAATAAGGGTGGTTCCGAATACGCCTTGCCTTGTGGGAGAAGGGGTTTCTGTGATTTCTCTGGGCAGCAAAGCATTGCCGGAGCATCAGGAGATAGCGGAAAAATTGCTCCGCTCTGTTGGTCCGGTTTTTACCTTGCCTGAGAGAGATTTGGATGCAGTGACTGGTTTGAGTGGCAGTGGTCCTGCTTACATTTACTTGGTTATTGAAGCTTTAACTGATGCCGGAGTAAGGGTTGGGCTTAGCCGTCAGGCTGCCGGTATCCTTGCATACCAAACTGTTTTAGGTGCAGCCAAGATGGTAAGGGATACAGGGAAACACCCGGCAGAATTGAAAGATATGGTAACTTCTCCAGGCGGCACCACTATTACCGGGCTGCACGTCCTTGAAGCTCGCGGAGTACGGGCAGCTTTAATGGATGCGGTTGTAGCAGCAACAGATAAAGCACGGGAATTACGCCAAAAGACATGA
- a CDS encoding DivIVA domain-containing protein — MPLTPVDLQSVQFRKSWRGYCCDQVDSFLHKATRDYELVYKENLELKENVSNIHALLDTYRQMEDTLKNTLILAQKSADEIRKLADQEAELIIREAKSQAENTKASAAAQVEERMRKYEEMVNRAEAFRANMRGFLLAQLDLWDPGRQSCQEAAAGRSSCLTDSNG, encoded by the coding sequence TTGCCGTTAACTCCTGTGGACCTTCAGAGTGTTCAGTTCAGAAAGTCTTGGCGAGGCTATTGCTGTGACCAGGTAGATAGCTTCCTGCACAAGGCTACAAGGGATTATGAACTGGTTTATAAAGAAAACCTGGAGCTCAAGGAAAACGTCAGCAATATCCATGCTCTCCTAGATACTTATCGCCAAATGGAGGATACTTTAAAAAACACCTTGATTTTGGCGCAAAAATCTGCTGATGAGATCAGGAAACTAGCTGACCAGGAAGCTGAACTTATCATCAGGGAGGCTAAATCCCAGGCTGAAAATACTAAGGCATCGGCTGCCGCGCAAGTTGAAGAAAGAATGCGTAAATACGAGGAAATGGTTAACAGAGCCGAAGCGTTTCGTGCCAATATGCGGGGTTTCTTATTAGCCCAACTGGATCTTTGGGATCCGGGCAGGCAGTCTTGCCAGGAAGCCGCTGCGGGCCGTTCGTCATGCCTCACTGACAGCAATGGGTAG
- a CDS encoding YggT family protein has product MVAFQVLYWLIIARVILSFFRSPYNPVTRFIYEITEPVLAPFRRILPKGGMIDFSPFLAILSLNLLEWLLLNLIRNISY; this is encoded by the coding sequence ATGGTAGCTTTCCAGGTACTTTATTGGCTGATTATTGCCCGGGTAATCCTTTCTTTTTTCCGTTCACCATATAACCCGGTGACACGTTTTATTTATGAAATTACTGAACCAGTACTTGCTCCTTTTCGCCGGATCCTGCCAAAGGGGGGCATGATCGATTTTTCCCCTTTTCTGGCTATTTTGTCCTTGAACCTGTTAGAATGGCTTTTGCTAAACCTCATTAGAAATATCTCTTATTAA
- a CDS encoding phosphate propanoyltransferase: MLNCKDQNFDKRLIPIGIPVGISNRHVHLTQQDLDELFGSNHQLTAFKKLSQPGEYASQEVVTLVGPRGVLEGVRILGPPRSYSQIEISMTDAYRIGLRPPVRDSGELAGTPGIAIVGQKGAQALKEGVILAARHIHMSPAQAKELGVQKGDKVLVYVNGKRGCILENVLIRVHEKFVLEMHIDTDEANCSLIKNGDEVHIVRNGNILLQ; this comes from the coding sequence ATGCTCAATTGCAAGGACCAGAATTTTGATAAAAGGCTCATCCCCATAGGTATCCCCGTTGGAATATCCAACAGGCATGTCCATTTGACCCAACAGGATCTGGATGAACTGTTTGGTTCTAACCATCAATTAACTGCCTTTAAAAAGCTTTCCCAACCGGGAGAATATGCTTCCCAGGAAGTAGTCACTCTTGTTGGTCCCCGGGGAGTTTTGGAGGGCGTCAGGATCCTTGGACCTCCCCGCAGCTACAGCCAGATAGAAATTTCCATGACCGATGCCTATCGAATAGGGTTGCGTCCTCCGGTAAGGGATTCCGGAGAACTGGCAGGAACTCCCGGTATTGCCATTGTTGGGCAAAAAGGAGCCCAGGCTCTGAAAGAAGGAGTGATCCTGGCCGCACGCCATATCCATATGAGTCCTGCCCAAGCTAAAGAACTGGGAGTACAAAAGGGTGACAAAGTTCTGGTCTACGTTAATGGGAAGCGAGGCTGCATTTTGGAAAATGTGCTGATTAGGGTCCACGAAAAATTTGTGCTGGAAATGCATATCGATACCGATGAAGCAAACTGTTCCCTGATCAAGAATGGCGATGAAGTCCACATTGTCAGAAACGGCAATATTCTTCTGCAATGA
- a CDS encoding YlmC/YmxH family sporulation protein: MIKISDLRLREVVNIVDGRRLGVIKDIELDLEVGKVKALILPGTNRLMSFFGRNEDVIVPWEKIRTIGVDVILVEIHGFADVGHPA; the protein is encoded by the coding sequence ATGATAAAAATAAGTGATCTGCGGCTGCGGGAAGTAGTAAATATTGTTGATGGCAGACGCCTGGGGGTGATCAAAGACATTGAACTTGACCTGGAAGTGGGAAAGGTAAAAGCTTTAATCCTGCCCGGCACTAACAGGCTGATGAGTTTTTTCGGCCGTAACGAGGATGTGATTGTGCCGTGGGAGAAAATTAGGACCATTGGAGTTGATGTGATCCTGGTAGAAATCCACGGCTTTGCAGATGTCGGCCACCCCGCATAA
- the lspA gene encoding signal peptidase II, which produces MEVSALLIAAAVLLFDQLSKWIIQHTMEIGQSIPVITNIFHITYWRNPGAAFGILAFHTNFFIIVGILVSLVLIVVLLKLPPGRSLLKIALSLQLGGAAGNLIDRMRTGYVTDFFDFRVWPVFNIADSAIVVGVILLSWVLLIAPETNPNPNG; this is translated from the coding sequence ATGGAAGTGTCAGCTTTACTTATAGCTGCAGCAGTATTATTATTTGATCAGTTAAGTAAATGGATTATCCAGCATACGATGGAAATCGGCCAATCCATCCCGGTGATTACAAATATTTTTCACATCACATACTGGCGCAATCCTGGGGCTGCTTTCGGCATCCTGGCATTTCATACTAATTTTTTTATCATTGTAGGCATCCTGGTGTCTCTGGTTCTGATCGTAGTTTTGCTGAAACTGCCTCCGGGCAGAAGCCTGCTTAAAATAGCTTTATCCCTGCAGTTGGGAGGCGCAGCCGGCAATCTAATTGATAGAATGCGTACAGGTTATGTAACAGATTTTTTTGATTTCCGTGTCTGGCCTGTTTTTAATATCGCTGACAGCGCAATTGTTGTTGGCGTGATACTTCTGTCCTGGGTTCTCCTGATTGCGCCAGAAACAAACCCGAACCCAAATGGTTGA
- the sigG gene encoding RNA polymerase sporulation sigma factor SigG, protein MIVNKVEICGVNTSKLPVLTNEEMRELFIAMQNRTNPGAREKIINGNLRLVLSVIQRFINRGEYVDDLFQVGCIGLMKAIDNFDLGHDVKFSTYAVPMIIGEIRRYLRDNNPIRVSRSLRDIAYKALQVRDALVNKYSREPSITEIAGELKLPREEVIFALDAIQEPISLFEPIYHDGGDPIFVMDQIGDDKNLDANWLEDIAVREALGKLNDREKLILSLRFFEGKTQMEVADEIGISQAQVSRLEKAALNHMRKHI, encoded by the coding sequence CTGATAGTCAACAAAGTCGAGATTTGTGGTGTGAATACCTCCAAACTCCCGGTGTTAACCAATGAAGAAATGCGGGAGTTATTTATTGCAATGCAAAACAGAACAAATCCCGGGGCGCGGGAAAAAATAATTAACGGGAATCTGCGCCTGGTGCTAAGTGTCATTCAACGCTTTATTAACAGGGGAGAATATGTTGATGACTTGTTCCAGGTTGGTTGTATAGGACTGATGAAAGCTATTGATAATTTTGATCTGGGACATGACGTTAAGTTTTCCACTTATGCCGTACCAATGATTATTGGGGAAATCCGCCGCTATTTAAGAGACAATAACCCCATTAGAGTTAGCCGCTCTTTAAGGGATATTGCCTACAAAGCTTTGCAAGTACGGGATGCTCTTGTGAACAAATATTCCAGAGAACCCTCAATAACTGAAATTGCAGGCGAATTAAAACTGCCCCGGGAAGAAGTCATTTTTGCCCTTGATGCTATTCAAGAGCCCATCTCCCTGTTTGAACCGATTTATCATGACGGGGGGGATCCGATTTTTGTGATGGACCAAATCGGTGATGATAAAAACTTGGATGCAAACTGGCTGGAAGATATTGCAGTCAGAGAGGCACTTGGCAAACTGAATGACAGAGAGAAGCTAATTTTATCCCTAAGGTTTTTTGAGGGCAAAACTCAAATGGAAGTGGCAGACGAAATTGGCATTTCCCAAGCTCAGGTATCAAGGCTGGAAAAGGCTGCCCTTAACCATATGCGCAAGCACATTTAA
- a CDS encoding cell division protein SepF codes for MGKLMDKVLGFMGVEVKEAEDFEEESQSWSDGSVKPNRNNVVALHNSRPIKMIVVKPVVFEQVQVISDHLKARRPVIINLEGTEKDIAKRILDFVSGTAYALNGSMQKISQYIFLFVPTNVEVSGEMAEEARSYGAFHWESLTRP; via the coding sequence ATGGGCAAATTAATGGACAAAGTATTGGGCTTTATGGGGGTAGAGGTAAAAGAAGCAGAGGATTTTGAAGAGGAGAGCCAGTCGTGGAGCGATGGATCTGTAAAACCTAACCGCAATAATGTTGTTGCCTTGCACAATTCCAGGCCGATCAAGATGATTGTAGTCAAACCAGTTGTTTTTGAACAGGTGCAGGTGATTTCCGATCACCTGAAGGCTCGTCGCCCGGTGATTATTAACCTTGAGGGGACAGAAAAGGACATTGCAAAACGGATTTTGGATTTTGTCAGCGGTACAGCCTATGCCTTAAACGGCAGTATGCAAAAAATATCTCAATACATTTTTTTGTTTGTCCCGACTAACGTAGAAGTAAGTGGGGAGATGGCCGAGGAGGCTCGCAGCTACGGAGCATTTCACTGGGAAAGCCTGACTCGACCCTAA
- the spoIIR gene encoding stage II sporulation protein R: MLDKKKYMALFILLLIPIGLGRYLYPEPAVEAFNTNNLIRFHVVANSDLPLDQSIKGQVRNAALAVLAGEFSGVSSHEEARKVITDSLPKLEQAAKAKLSQAGLNYRPRAEFGFYNFPTRSYLGLNLPAGRYEAVRLVLGEGQGENWWCVLFPPLCFVDISGTLGMLNPRNQAQPVIKKNRTDLEERAEGVEVRFKILEVWKRSKDFLANSK; the protein is encoded by the coding sequence ATGTTGGATAAAAAAAAATACATGGCATTGTTCATCCTGTTGCTCATTCCGATAGGACTTGGTCGCTATTTATACCCGGAACCGGCAGTCGAAGCTTTTAACACCAACAATCTGATCCGCTTCCATGTCGTAGCTAATAGCGATCTCCCCTTGGACCAGAGCATTAAAGGCCAGGTGCGGAATGCGGCCCTGGCTGTTTTGGCAGGTGAGTTTAGCGGGGTTTCCAGTCATGAGGAAGCCCGGAAAGTTATCACTGATTCACTGCCAAAACTAGAACAAGCAGCAAAAGCTAAGCTATCTCAGGCCGGTCTGAATTACCGACCCCGGGCAGAATTCGGATTTTATAACTTCCCTACCCGATCTTATCTGGGACTTAACCTTCCAGCCGGCCGCTACGAGGCAGTGAGGCTAGTCTTAGGCGAGGGACAAGGCGAAAATTGGTGGTGCGTCCTCTTCCCCCCCCTTTGTTTTGTCGATATTTCCGGCACATTGGGTATGTTGAATCCCAGGAACCAGGCTCAGCCGGTAATTAAAAAAAACCGAACAGATCTTGAAGAGCGGGCCGAGGGAGTAGAAGTAAGATTTAAGATTTTAGAAGTGTGGAAACGTTCAAAAGACTTCCTGGCAAACAGCAAATAG
- a CDS encoding YggS family pyridoxal phosphate-dependent enzyme translates to MTGHLSANLSDVREQVKEAACRSGIMPEDIEIVAVTKNIGIPIMQEAQLLGINSFGENRAQEFVQKYPSFNDSVRWHFIGHLQTNKAKLLIDKVELIHSLDRLALAKELNLRAAEKGLLLKVLLQVNISGEGTKFGLKEKEVLPLLETLLPMTNLRVMGLMTMAPVSDRPEEVRPVFTGLRKMAEKISREGFPLVKMKYLSMGMSQDYQVAIEEGANIIRIGSGIFGARGG, encoded by the coding sequence ATGACAGGGCATCTGTCAGCAAACCTGTCTGATGTCAGGGAGCAGGTAAAAGAGGCCGCCTGCCGGTCAGGAATAATGCCTGAAGACATTGAGATAGTGGCGGTTACTAAAAATATTGGCATTCCTATCATGCAAGAAGCTCAGCTTTTGGGCATCAATTCTTTTGGAGAAAACCGGGCGCAGGAATTTGTGCAAAAATACCCCTCATTTAATGATTCTGTCCGCTGGCATTTTATTGGCCATCTGCAAACCAATAAAGCAAAACTGTTGATTGATAAGGTTGAATTGATTCATTCCCTTGACCGGCTTGCTTTGGCCAAGGAATTAAACTTGCGGGCTGCAGAAAAAGGGTTGTTGCTCAAGGTTCTTCTGCAGGTAAACATTTCCGGCGAGGGCACCAAGTTTGGCCTGAAAGAAAAAGAAGTCTTGCCATTATTAGAGACTTTGCTGCCGATGACTAATTTGCGGGTGATGGGTCTAATGACCATGGCGCCTGTTTCGGACCGGCCCGAAGAAGTAAGACCTGTGTTTACAGGCTTAAGAAAAATGGCAGAAAAGATTAGCCGTGAGGGCTTTCCGTTAGTGAAAATGAAATATCTTTCCATGGGAATGAGTCAGGACTATCAAGTGGCCATAGAAGAAGGGGCTAATATTATCAGAATCGGCAGCGGCATATTTGGTGCGCGCGGGGGATAA
- a CDS encoding TraR/DksA C4-type zinc finger protein yields the protein MNYQKRHRQQLIMAKKEAGRIIQGLDWQGLSLPLQETVSELSGYDNHPGDLASETFERSKDLALRALAVKRMEKIEKALDRMDAGIYGKCLACGKEIPEARLEAEPEAEFCIQCFDGMDLPDRHLRPIEEDVISPPYGGLNHDRSAREEPDGEDEVMFDGEDTWQILARWNEHAETAQSGSYYGGSDLDEDQGSVDNVEAIPYYKGADGMFYESLGDYNDEDAPGEKTVGDEGWDRARKKPQARKFRVEK from the coding sequence GTGAACTACCAGAAACGTCATCGGCAGCAATTAATTATGGCGAAAAAAGAAGCCGGCAGAATTATTCAGGGTCTTGACTGGCAGGGGCTTTCCCTTCCATTGCAGGAAACTGTTTCAGAACTTTCCGGCTACGATAACCACCCGGGAGATTTAGCCAGCGAAACCTTTGAACGGAGCAAGGATTTGGCTTTGCGAGCCTTGGCCGTAAAAAGGATGGAAAAAATTGAAAAGGCACTGGATCGCATGGATGCCGGTATTTATGGCAAATGCCTTGCTTGTGGAAAAGAAATACCAGAAGCCCGGCTGGAAGCTGAACCCGAAGCCGAGTTTTGTATTCAATGCTTTGACGGGATGGATTTGCCGGACCGGCACCTAAGGCCGATCGAGGAAGATGTCATTAGCCCTCCCTATGGCGGCCTCAACCATGATCGCTCTGCCAGGGAAGAGCCCGATGGAGAAGATGAAGTAATGTTTGACGGTGAAGACACCTGGCAAATCCTGGCCCGCTGGAATGAACATGCAGAAACCGCCCAATCCGGCTCTTATTATGGCGGATCAGATCTGGATGAAGACCAGGGTAGTGTGGATAATGTGGAGGCTATTCCTTATTATAAGGGTGCGGATGGCATGTTTTATGAGAGTCTTGGCGATTATAACGATGAAGATGCCCCCGGTGAAAAAACGGTTGGAGATGAGGGGTGGGACCGGGCTCGGAAAAAACCGCAAGCTAGAAAATTCAGGGTAGAAAAATAA
- the pgeF gene encoding peptidoglycan editing factor PgeF, translating to MEDQSGIAYLSIPVFDRTGLTVSAFSTRTGGFSLPPYHGLNLAFHVGDDWVNVTENRRLLCQALDLRLENLVSGNQVHGDEIAVVKRQHQGRGSVDMIGALPDTDGLICMEPEIPLAAFFADCVPVFLFDPVRRAIGLSHAGWKGTVLEVAKKTLQKMRDEFDTKPADCLAAIGPSIGPCCYEVDKPVLDMVKQYLTYAEDIILPLSNEKGMLNLWQANAFALQKAGIAAESIFVSGLCTSCHTQMFFSHRKEGGRTGRMAALLMLKK from the coding sequence ATGGAAGACCAATCAGGCATTGCTTACCTTTCAATACCTGTTTTTGACAGAACCGGTTTAACTGTCAGCGCCTTTTCGACCAGAACAGGTGGCTTTAGTTTGCCGCCATATCACGGCTTAAACCTGGCTTTTCATGTAGGCGATGACTGGGTTAATGTAACAGAGAACCGGCGACTTTTGTGCCAGGCCCTTGATCTAAGGCTGGAGAACCTGGTCTCGGGCAACCAGGTTCATGGAGATGAAATAGCCGTTGTCAAGAGGCAGCACCAGGGCCGGGGATCTGTAGATATGATTGGAGCCCTGCCCGACACGGACGGCTTAATCTGCATGGAACCGGAAATCCCGTTAGCGGCTTTTTTTGCAGACTGCGTTCCCGTTTTTTTGTTTGACCCTGTCAGGAGAGCTATTGGTCTTTCTCATGCAGGCTGGAAAGGAACAGTATTGGAAGTAGCAAAAAAGACGCTGCAAAAAATGCGGGATGAATTCGATACAAAACCCGCTGACTGTTTGGCGGCAATTGGGCCATCAATAGGTCCTTGCTGCTATGAAGTAGACAAACCGGTGCTGGATATGGTAAAACAGTATTTAACCTACGCAGAGGATATAATTTTGCCTTTATCCAACGAAAAGGGCATGCTGAACCTATGGCAAGCTAACGCCTTTGCCTTGCAAAAAGCGGGAATCGCTGCAGAATCGATTTTTGTTAGCGGCCTTTGCACCTCCTGCCATACCCAGATGTTTTTTTCCCACCGCAAGGAGGGAGGCCGTACCGGCAGGATGGCGGCTCTGTTAATGCTGAAAAAATAA